In the Catenovulum adriaticum genome, TCTCAACTAAAACCACATTTTCATCTTTAGTTAGCATTTTACCGCTAGAGGTTAAAGATGAGATGCTTTCAACATTCACTGCAGTGACTTCATCAATAAATGCAGGCTGCCATTGTAAACCGGGATCTATAATGCTGTGGAATTGACCAAATCGTAGTACTACACCACGCTCTGCTTCTTTAATGGTCGATAGGCCTAAATAAGCCCATACTAATAAAAGGATAACCGCAACTAAAATCAGACCAGCGCTACTAAAGCCGCCGCCACTTTTATTTCCAGACGAATTATTATTGCCACCTTTACCGCCAAAAGCCTTACGGATTTTGTTCATGGTGTCGTTATATATTTCATCTAAATCAGGTGGACCTTGGTCTTTCCCCCCTTTATTACCCCAGGGATCTTTATTGTTACTATTACCCGGTTCGTTCCAGGCCATGAGACACTCCAACTATTTAATTAATAATAAACTTGTTTAATTGGTCTTGGTTATTTTTTAATAAACGATTCCACTCATCTGTGGGTAAGCGTATATCAACTAACCAGTTCCCTTCTTCAGTATAAGATTCATTTTCAATGCAATTTAAGCCAAATAAAATACCGCGCCATTGTTGCTCTGAAGGTGGAATAGAAAGTGTAAACTCTACCATTTTACGAGCTAAGCTTTCAGTAAGCGCTTGTAATAATAGCTCGCACCCTTCGCCTGTTTGCGCTGATAGCCATATGCGAATAATGTTCCCTTCATCATCTCGATCGATGTGGGGTTTGATATCTTCTAGCTGATCTATTTTATTGTATACTAGAATTTGAGGCACATCATCTGCTTCAATTTCTTCTAATACTTTATTAACGGCTTCAATGTTTTCACCCCGGCGCTCATCAGCAACGTCAATGACATGCAATTGTACATCAGCGTCTCGGGTTTCTTGCAAAGTAGCTTTAAATGCTGCGACTAAATCATGCGGTAAATGTCTAATAAAGCCAACTGTGTCGGCTAATATTGTTTTCCCCACATCTTCAATTTCAATTTTACGCAAAGTGGGGTCAAGCGTGGCAAATAATTGGTCTGCCGCATACACTTCTGCTTCGGTTATTCGGTTGAATAACGTTGATTTACCTGCGTTGGTATAACCCACTAATGAAACGGTTGGAATATCTGAACGTTTACGCGAGCGTCGACCTTGATTACGTTGTTTTTCAACTTTTTCAAGTCGCCTTTGTATGTTTTTGATTCGTCCTCGAATTAACCGTCTATCCGTTTCAAGCTGGGTTTCACCCGGGCCACGTAAACCGATACCGCCTTTTTGTCTTTCAAGGTGAGTCCAACCTCGAATTAATCGGGTTGAGATATGTTTAAGCTGAGCCAATTCAACCTGCAAATTGCCTTCGTGCGTTCGGGCACGTTGGGCAAAAATATCCAATATTAAACTGGTTCGGTCTAATACTCGACATTTAAAAATTGCTTCAAGGCTTTTTTCTTGCGACGGGCTTAGTGCATGGTTAAATATAACCACGTTTGCCTCTAGAGCCTTGACGGTCTGCTGAACTTCTTCGGCTTTACCTGTGCCAATAAAAAATTTGGGATCAGGCTTTGCTCGAGATGCCGTAACTACAGCAAGCGTTTGCACGCCTGCTGATGATACTAACAATTTAAGTTCTTCTAAATCTTCTCTGGCTACTTCGTCATCTAAATCAACATGAACGAGTACAGCTTGCTCACCTGCTTTATATCTATCAAACAAGCAATAATCTCCGTTCTACCATTAATTTATTCGCCTTCTGATTCGTTGTTATAACTCGTTTGAGTATTAGGGTTCGTTTGGAAAGGTCGTGATGGTACAACCGTTGAAATCGCGTGCTTATATACCATCTGGCTTACCGTATTTTTTAACAGGATAACAAATTGATCAAATGATTCAACTTGTCCCTGCAGTTTGATCCCATTTACCAAATAGATAGAAACCGGGATCCTTTCTCTACGTAAAGCATTTAAAAAAGGGTCTTGTAACGATTGTCCTTTGGCCATAATCGGCTCCTTATTGTTTTTATTTCAGCATTTTAGTAGTTAATGCTTTAATTAACTAGCGCTATTTAAATTTAAACCAGAAATAGTTTTTTGCAACAAGTCATCATGCGTGCTGTTTAACCAAATAACATCTGACCAACCTCTAAGCCAGGTTAATTGACGCTTAGCTAATTGTCGCGTTGCCACTATTCCGCGAAAGACCATTTCATCATAGTCAATTTTATTATCTAGGTAGTCCCACATTTGCCGGTATCCTACACAACGTATAGACGGTAAATCAGGATGAAGATCACCTCTTTGATACAATGTTCTAACTTCTTCTTCAAACCCAGCTTTTAGCATTTGCAAAAAGCGCTGTTCAATTCTTTTGTGTAAAATTTCTCGATTATCTGGTGCAATTGCGAACTGCTTAACGCTATAAGGAAAAGCTTCACCTTTGTCTTGAGTTAGCTCAGTTAAACTTTTTCCAGTTAACCGATAAACTTCTACCGCTCGGTTGATCCTTTGAGGATCGTTCGGATGAATTCGTTTTGCAGATTCAGGATCGTATTGACTTAACTCCTGATGTAGCCCATGCCAACCGATTTGCTCCGCTTGTTTAGCGATTTGCTGGCGTATAGTATCATCGGCTGCTGGCAAATTCGATAAACCGTCTAATAAAGCTTTGAAATATAACATAGTACCGCCTACAAAAAGCGGTATCTTGCCTTTGGCATGAATTTTTTCAATTAAAGCTAATGCATCTGCTCTAAAGTCAGCCGCTGAATAAGCCTGACTTGGATCTAAAAAATCAATTAAATGATGCGGTGCAACTGCAAGTTCAGCGGCGTCTGGTTTTGCAGTGCCTATGTCCATCCCTTGATAAACCAACGCCGAATCAACACTAATAATTTCACACGAAAATTGCTGGCATAAGTCTATCGCCAAAGCTGTTTTACCTGAGGCTGTTGGCCCCATTAAAAAAATGGCTTGTGTATCGCCCATTACCAATTTCCAATCACCTTAGATATATCAATTATTTTACTATGTTTTAGTAGCCATTGCTGCATGGTAACTGGGTCAAATTGTTTCCATTCGTTAAATATAGGTCTGATTTTCTCTAATTCAAGCGTTTGGCATTGCGAAGCTTTAAAAGTAAGTAAAAAAGCAGCTTGTTTTGGAAAATCATCCAATGCATGATCATCCAGCTTGTATTCTGTTAACCAATTGGCAATCAGTCGGGCTAAATCCAACTCACGAAACATAGCTGGTACTTTTTTAACAATAAGTGCATGGTTGCGATTTTCTTCAGTCACAATACCCAGTTTATTTAAGCAGGTTCGTTTATCTGTTAATAATTCACTTTGTTGCTCATTTAATTTAATCGCAACTGGCAATAATAGTGGCTGACTAATCAGTTGAGCTTGCACGTAATTATTTTTCAATTTAGCCGCTAATGCTGCGCCATACAGTTCATCAGCTTTGAGTAAATATAAATTATCATGCCAGCTAGCTAAGATAAATGCTTGTGCTATGGGCATCACTAATTGCCAATCGTTGTTGATACCTTCTGCCGTTTGTTCTTTATTTTTAGAGGGGTGTTTAGCCCTAATGCTTTGCTTAGAGGGGTCTGATTGCAATAAGTTCTTATATTGCATCATTTGAGCT is a window encoding:
- the hflX gene encoding ribosome rescue GTPase HflX, whose translation is MFDRYKAGEQAVLVHVDLDDEVAREDLEELKLLVSSAGVQTLAVVTASRAKPDPKFFIGTGKAEEVQQTVKALEANVVIFNHALSPSQEKSLEAIFKCRVLDRTSLILDIFAQRARTHEGNLQVELAQLKHISTRLIRGWTHLERQKGGIGLRGPGETQLETDRRLIRGRIKNIQRRLEKVEKQRNQGRRSRKRSDIPTVSLVGYTNAGKSTLFNRITEAEVYAADQLFATLDPTLRKIEIEDVGKTILADTVGFIRHLPHDLVAAFKATLQETRDADVQLHVIDVADERRGENIEAVNKVLEEIEADDVPQILVYNKIDQLEDIKPHIDRDDEGNIIRIWLSAQTGEGCELLLQALTESLARKMVEFTLSIPPSEQQWRGILFGLNCIENESYTEEGNWLVDIRLPTDEWNRLLKNNQDQLNKFIIN
- the hfq gene encoding RNA chaperone Hfq: MAKGQSLQDPFLNALRRERIPVSIYLVNGIKLQGQVESFDQFVILLKNTVSQMVYKHAISTVVPSRPFQTNPNTQTSYNNESEGE
- the miaA gene encoding tRNA (adenosine(37)-N6)-dimethylallyltransferase MiaA, whose translation is MGDTQAIFLMGPTASGKTALAIDLCQQFSCEIISVDSALVYQGMDIGTAKPDAAELAVAPHHLIDFLDPSQAYSAADFRADALALIEKIHAKGKIPLFVGGTMLYFKALLDGLSNLPAADDTIRQQIAKQAEQIGWHGLHQELSQYDPESAKRIHPNDPQRINRAVEVYRLTGKSLTELTQDKGEAFPYSVKQFAIAPDNREILHKRIEQRFLQMLKAGFEEEVRTLYQRGDLHPDLPSIRCVGYRQMWDYLDNKIDYDEMVFRGIVATRQLAKRQLTWLRGWSDVIWLNSTHDDLLQKTISGLNLNSAS